A window from Culex pipiens pallens isolate TS chromosome 3, TS_CPP_V2, whole genome shotgun sequence encodes these proteins:
- the LOC120412387 gene encoding collagenase-like translates to MFQLTIVVASLIAVACGAPSQDQSSRVVNGQTAADGQFPYQVQLKIQLAQGRALCGGSLLSDQWVLTAGHCVQGASSFEVTLGAVALDGEDDGRVVVTATEYIRHEKYNPLFATNDVAVIKLPSAVQFNERVQPVKLPSGSGDYAGQVATVSGWGLQQNGGTVAQQLQFAPLKVITNSVCSKTYNPLVIKKTTLCAQGDDKQSPCNGDSGGPLVVGEGEERVLVGVVSFGHATGCERGLPGAFARVTAFADWIRKKTGLQA, encoded by the coding sequence ATGTTCCAACTAACCATCGTGGTAGCGTCCCTGATCGCCGTGGCCTGTGGGGCACCCTCGCAGGACCAGTCCTCCCGAGTGGTCAACGGACAAACGGCCGCCGACGGACAGTTTCCGTACCAGGTCCAGCTCAAGATCCAGCTGGCCCAGGGTCGTGCCCTGTGCGGAGGAAGTTTGCTCAGCGATCAGTGGGTCCTGACGGCCGGTCATTGTGTGCAGGGTGCCAGCTCGTTTGAGGTAACGCTCGGAGCGGTTGCCTTGGACGGAGAGGACGATGGCCGCGTCGTGGTGACCGCCACCGAGTACATCCGGCACGAAAAGTACAACCCACTGTTTGCGACGAACGACGTTGCCGTGATCAAGCTGCCGTCGGCGGTGCAGTTCAACGAGCGCGTTCAACCGGTGAAGCTACCCTCGGGAAGTGGCGACTACGCCGGCCAGGTTGCCACCGTCAGCGGATGGGGTCTGCAGCAGAACGGAGGTACCGTGGCTCAGCAGCTGCAGTTCGCCCCGCTGAAGGTCATCACGAACTCCGTCTGTAGCAAGACGTACAACCCGCTGGTGATCAAGAAGACGACGCTGTGCGCCCAGGGTGACGACAAGCAGTCGCCGTGCAACGGAGATTCCGGCGGTCCGCTGGTGGTGGGCGAAGGCGAAGAACGGGTTCTGGTTGGTGTGGTTAGCTTTGGACATGCCACCGGATGTGAGCGCGGACTGCCGGGAGCGTTTGCCCGGGTGACCGCGTTCGCCGATTGGATCCGCAAGAAGACTGGACTGCAGGCTTGA
- the LOC120412386 gene encoding probable serine/threonine-protein kinase DDB_G0272282 yields the protein MFAEKLLASVAKTDMMAAAANSRSDTEDLLFEQLVPVGMLNGTMSIQKPQTVITDLGKSLLQAAKTGNTEKVHELMSRGAPFTADWLGTSPLHLAARYNHVETCKVLLRAGISKDSKTKVDRTPLHFASFQGNVDIVELLLNAKCEVDAKDMLKMTALHWAVEKRHDKIVERLLQHGADPNAVSKFGKSPISIATEAGQVDLVRILLLANQMRAASQEQVQEATDSLMYELQQHKERDSSATNLVDDADDAITMDLSNDGSISNISNRNSMSASAAAGVTTTIDVDEHDGNSNDTDNLIEKEDSLSDAIINLEQNTEQDPNNLDSNTLQMLKEHGIAMIPSDDSGSSLITSAIQSGRKIVLSEAGKFALNETRMQSTPPTTKKTIKIIKKTSPYMVSQHHQNQNQHRQSMIHGGGGGGGGGGGAGGGTIKTNKVIKILSAEEFKQICGGEVSGLKKIASSDYRKAVQGSTTTMRVPHGVHRAPGTLGSPSGVPNKQFKKIVTTKYRLPGSSVGGSSSSSFTTAGNNRHVITSADGVKRLRTATGMEIISKLPTKLPQDTVVSVEGAKQQQQSTSSLSSGIVPISTVSSSGQQRLVSSNSNLSSNSALGSSASSSMTLGELERHFLELKKQTDDLRKQFELSQKQNEEYRARVDKLEKEVQTLKQSSSNNPNNFIEIV from the exons ATGTTTGCGGAGAAGCTGCTCGCAAGCGTCGCCAAAACGGATATGATGGCGGCGGCGGCCAACAGCCGAAGTGACACGGAGGACCTGCTGTTCGAGCAGTTGGTACCGGTCGGGATG CTCAACGGCACCATGAGCATCCAGAAGCCCCAGACGGTAATCACCGATCTGGGCAAATCGCTGCTCCAGGCAGCCAAAACCGGCAACACTGAAAAGGTCCACGAGCTGATGAGCCGGGGCGCTCCGTTCACGGCCGACTGG tTGGGAACCTCCCCGCTGCATCTAGCGGCGCGCTACAATCACGTGGAAACGTGCAAAGTGCTGCTTCGGGCCGGCATCAGCAAGGACAGTAAAACCAAGGTCGACCGGACGCCGCTCCACTTTGCCTCCTTCCAGGGCAACGTGGACATTGTGGAGCTGCTGCTGAACGCCAAGTGCGAGGTGGACGCCAAGGATATG CTGAAAATGACCGCCCTGCACTGGGCCGTGGAAAAGCGCCACGACAAGATCGTGGAGCGGTTATTGCAGCACGGGGCCGATCCGAACGCGGTGTCCAAGTTTGGCAAATCGCCCATCAGTATTGCGACCGAAGCGGGCCAAGTTGATCTGGTGCGGATTCTGCTGCTGGCGAACCAGATGCGGGCCGCGAGTCAGGAACAG GTCCAGGAAGCCACGGACAGTCTCATGTACGAGCTGCAGCAGCACAAGGAGCGCGACAGCAGTGCGACCAACCTGGTGGACGACGCCGACGACGCCATCACGATGGACCTGAGCAACGACGGAAGTATCTCTAACATCTCCAACCGCAACTCGATGTCGGCAAGCGCGGCAGCGGGTGTCACCACCACCATCGACGTGGACGAGCACGACGGCAACTCCAACGACACGGACAATCTCATCGAGAAGGAGGACAGTCTGAGCGATGCCATCATCAACCTGGAACAGAACACCGAACAGGACCCCAACAATCTGGACTCGAACACGCTCCAGATGCTCAAAGAGCACGGCATCGCGATGATTCCGTCCGACGACTCCGGCAGCAGCCTAATCACGTCCGCCATCCAGAGTGGGCGCAAAATAGTGCTCTCCGAGGCCGGCAAGTTCGCACTCAACGAAACGCGGATGCAATCCACGCCACCAACAACgaagaaaacaatcaaaattatcaaaaagacTTCGCCTTACATGGTGTCGCAGCACCACCAGAATCAGAACCAGCACCGGCAATCGATGAtacatggtggtggtggtggcggcggaggaggaggaggagccgGCGGCGGGACAATCAAAACCAACAAAGTCATCAAGATACTGTCCGCGGAGGAGTTTAAGCAGATTTGCGGCGGAGAGGTTAGCGGGCTGAAGAAGATTGCCTCGTCCGACTACCGGAAAGCGGTCCAGggctcgacgacgacgatgag AGTGCCCCACGGCGTTCACCGCGCGCCCGGAACGCTAGGTTCACCCTCAGGCGTTCCCAACAAGCAATTCAAGAAGATCGTCACTACCAAGTACCGGTTGCCGGGTTCCTCAGTCGGTGGCTCTTCCAGCAGCAGTTTTACCACCGCCGGTAACAACCGTCACGTAATCACCTCGGCCGATGGCGTCAAACGGTTGCGGACCGCCACCGGGATGGAGATCATCTCCAAACTGCCCACCAAGCTTCCCCAGGACACGGTCGTATCGGTGGAGGgtgccaagcagcagcagcagtcgacGTCCTCGCTGTCCAGTGGGATCGTGCCGATTTCGACGGTGAGTTCCTCGGGCCAGCAGCGGCTGGTAAGTAGCAATTCGAATTTATCTTCCAATTCCGCGCTGGGGAGTTCCGCGTCGTCGTCGATGACGTTGGGCGAGCTGGAACGGCACTTCCTCGAGCTGAAAAAGCAAACCGATGATCTGCGCAAACAGTTTGAGCTGTCGCAGAAGCAGAACGAAGAGTACCGAGCGCGGGTGGACAAGCTCGAGAAGGAGGTGCAAACGCTGAAGCAGAGTAGTAGTAATAATCCTAACAATTTTATAGAGATAGTTTAG